The Aptenodytes patagonicus chromosome 27, bAptPat1.pri.cur, whole genome shotgun sequence genome contains a region encoding:
- the ACVR1B gene encoding activin receptor type-1B, translating to MVSVFNLDGVKHHVRTCIPEAKLIPAGKPFYCLSSEDLRNTHCCYSDFCNKIDLMVPSGHLKDNEPPSSWGPVELVAVIAGPVFLVFVVMIIVVFVFHHHQRVYHNRQRLDVEDPSCEMCLSKDKTLQDLVYDLSTSGSGSGLPLFVQRTVARTIVLQEIIGKGRFGEVWRGRWRGGDVAVKIFSSREERSWFREAEIYQTVMLRHENILGFIAADNKDNGTWTQLWLVSDYHEHGSLFDYLNRYTVTIEGMIKLALSAASGLAHLHMEIVGTQGKPGIAHRDLKSKNILVKKNGTCAIADLGLAVRHDSVTDTIDIAPNQRVGTKRYMAPEVLDETINMKHFDSFKCADIYALGLVYWEIARRCNAGGIHEEYQLPYYDLVPSDPSIEEMRKVVCDQKLRPNIPNWWQSYEALRVMGKMMRECWYANGAARLTALRIKKTLSQLSVQEDVKI from the exons ATGGTCTCGGTCTTCAACCTGGATGGTGTTAAACATCACGTTCGGACCTGCATTCCTGAAGCAAAATTGATTCCTGCTGGGAAACCCTTCTATTGTCTGAGTTCAGAAGATCTGCGTAATACTCACTGCTGCTACTCTGATTTTTGCAACAAAATTGACTTAATGGTTCCCAGTG GACACCTGAAAGATAACGAACCCCCGTCGAGCTGGGGTCCTGTGGAGCTAGTGGCAGTGATTGCCGGACCTGTCTTCCTTGTGTTTGTTGTCATGATCATAGTCGTCTTTGTTTTTCATCACCACCAACGAGTCTATCACAATCGTCAGCGGCTGGACGTGGAAGACCCCTCTTGTGAAATGTGCCTGTCAAAGGATAAGACCTTGCAAGATCTAGTCTACGATCTCTCCACCTCTGGCTCTGGCTCAG GTTTGCCGCTTTTTGTCCAACGGACTGTGGCTCGGACAATTGTCCTTCAGGAGATCATTGGTAAAGGCCGCTTCGGGGAAGTGTGGCGTGGCAGGTGGCGTGGAGGTGACGTAGCTGTAAAAATCTTCTCTTCACGTGAGGAGCGTTCCTGGTTTAGGGAAGCGGAAATATATCAAACCGTTATGTTGCGACATGAGAACATCCTGGGATTTATTGCTGCAGATAACAAAG ATAACGGAACATGGACTCAGCTGTGGCTTGTCTCTGATTACCATGAGCACGGATCTCTCTTTGACTACCTTAATCGATACACAGTGACTATCGAGGGGATGATCAAGCTCGCCCTGTCTGCTGCTAGCGGGCTGGCCCATCTGCACATGGAGATTGTGGGTACTCAGG GAAAGCCTGGGATTGCTCACAGAGACTTGAAATCCAAGAACATCTTGGTGAAGAAGAATGGCACATGTGCCATCGCTGACCTTGGTCTGGCTGTCCGGCATGATTCGGTTACGGATACAATTGATATTGCGCCGAATCAAAGGGTCGGAACCAAACG atACATGGCCCCTGAAGTCTTGGATGAAACCATTAACATGAAGCATTTTGATTCATTTAAATGTGCCGATATCTATGCCTTGGGCTTGGTCTACTGGGAGATTGCTCGAAGGTGCAACGCAGGAG GTATCCACGAAGAGTATCAGCTTCCATACTATGACCTTGTACCCTCTGACCCTTCTATTGAAGAGATGCGGAAGGTCGTATGTGATCAGAAATTACGGCCTAATATCCCGAACTGGTGGCAAAGCTACGAG GCACTACGGGTGATGGGTAAGATGATGCGAGAGTGCTGGTACGCCAACGGAGCGGCTCGACTCACCGCCCTCCGCATTAAGAAAACCCTCTCACAGCTCAGTGTCCAGGAAGATGTGAAAATCTAG
- the TAMALIN gene encoding protein TAMALIN, which yields MTLRRLRRLRPKEEDAAAAAPERPGPADVYRALAAAGGTLPRVRKGAGFRWASPSQSPEEHRRVVTLEKKAEETFGFEIQTYGLHHQDRNSVEMFTFVCRVHGGSPAEAAGLKAGDTITGVNGLNMEGVRHREIVEIIKSSGNMLRLDTLYGTSIRRAELEARLQYLKQTLYEKWGEYRSLMVQEQRLVRGVVAKDPSIYDTLESIRWCLQGEGGLPGSSPRASACGSDDSLYQTCLFASTDSLDGDKDGDKDGDSGGPAPPLPRPRPALARSTSLKCGGGPGAAGRLWARAGDPGEGAAAPRKGRHSSFRRRLLKFIPGLNRALEEEESHL from the exons atGACCctgcggcggctgcggcggctcCGGCCGAAGGAGGAggatgcggcggcggcggccccggagcgccccggccccgccgacgTCTACCGGGCGCTGGCGGCCGCCGGCGGCACCCTGCCCCGGGTGCGCAAG GGCGCGGGGTTCAGGTGGGCGTCCCCGAGCCAGTCCCCAGAGGAGCACAG GAGGGTGGTGACGCTGgagaagaaggcagaggagacCTTCGGCTTCGAGATCCAG ACCTACGGGCTGCACCACCAGGACAGGAACAGCGTGGAGATGTTCACCTTCGTGTGCCGGGTGCACGGCGGGAGTCCAGCCGAGGCGGCGGGACTCAAGGCCG GGGACACGATCACAGGGGTGAATGGGCTGAACATGGAGGGCGTCCGGCACCGCGAGATCGTGGAGATCATCAAGAGCTCAGGCAACATGCTCCG GCTCGACACGCTCTATGGGACATCCATCCGGAGGGCCGAGCTGGAGGCCCGGCTGCAGTACCTGAAg caaACGCTCTATGAGAAGTGGGGGGAGTACCGCTCGCTGATGGTGCAGGAGCAGCGGCTGGTGCGGG GCGTGGTGGCCAAGGACCCCAGCATCTACGATACGCTGGAGTCGATACGCTGGTGCCTGCAGGGTGAGGGGGGGCTgcccggcagctccccccgcGCCAGCGCCTGCGGCAGCGACGACTCCCTCTACCAGACCTGCCTCTTCGCCTCCACCGACTCGCTGGATGGGGACAAGGACGGGGACAAGGATGGGGACAGCGGGGGTCCCGCGCCCCCCCTGCCACGACCCCGGCCGGCCCTGGCCCGCAGCACCAGCCTTAAgtgcggcggggggccgggggccgcggggcggctGTGGGCCCGGGCCGGGgaccccggggagggggcggctgccCCCCGCAAGGGCCGGCACAGCAGCTTCCGCCGGCGGCTGCTCAAGTTCATCCCGGGACTGAACCGggcgctggaggaggaggagagccaccTCTAG
- the NR4A1 gene encoding LOW QUALITY PROTEIN: nuclear receptor subfamily 4immunitygroup A member 1 (The sequence of the model RefSeq protein was modified relative to this genomic sequence to represent the inferred CDS: inserted 1 base in 1 codon), whose amino-acid sequence MEPRVRHGRAPAGTXPPAPSTAPPCVTGPRAAPRVTERLRESSGGAGARRSPRSGGGGAGTGAPPRRHPEMPCIQAQYGTAGAGPCERCPAELLSPEGSHFPMEVAGADLVAAPALPSFSTFMEGYAGEFDAFLYQLPAGSQPAAAAAAFKLEDFQVYGCYPGAFGGQPDETLSSSGSDCYGSPCSVPSPTTPGFQPPQAPGWEGSFGAYSPPPNYEGGRPWAEPAKGGGSQPPFFAFGPPAPSPGGSPGTLKGQAGPSPRLDPRLLDTDAFALAQGSPGGFAGLPLAPASPLLEGPALAPAKARSPGAGEGRCAVCGDNASCQHYGVRTCEGCKGFFKRTVQKNAKYICLANKDCPVDKRRRNRCQFCRFQKCLAVGMVKEVVRTDSLKGRRGRLPSKPKQPPDASPVSLITSLVRAHIDSVPSATKLDYSKFQESAPCQFEKEDSVDVQQFYDLLTGSMDVIRKWAEKIQGFAELPKEDQDLLMESAFLELFILRLAYHSKPEEGKLIFCNGVVLHRLQCVRGFGEWIDAILEFSQSLHRMSVDIPSFSCLAALVIITDRHGLKEPKRVEELQNRIVGCLKDHVAAARAEPGRPGCLSKLLGKLPELRSLCTQGLQRIFYLKLEDLVPPPPIVDKIFMDTLPF is encoded by the exons ATGGAACCCCGCGTGCGTCACGGCCGCGCCCCCGCCGGAA GCCCCCCCGCGCCTTCTACGGCGCCGCCGTGCGTCACGGGCCCGCGCGCCGCCCCGCGCGTCACCGAGCGCTTAAGAGAAAGTAGTGGCGGGGCCGGAGCCCGGCGGAGCccgcgcagcggcggcggcggagcgggaaCCGGAGCGCCGCCGCGCCGGCACCCGG AGATGCCCTGCATCCAGGCGCAGTACGGCACGGCGGGCGCCGGCCCCTGCGAGCGCTGCCCGGCCGAGCTGCTCAGCCCCGAGGGCAGCCACTTCCCCATGGAGGTGGCCGGAGCGGACCTGGTGGCTGCCCCCGCCCTGCCCAGCTTCAGCACCTTCATGGAGGGCTACGCCGGTGAGTTCGACGCCTTCCTCTACCAGCTGCCGGCCGGCAGCcagcccgcagccgccgccgccgccttcaaGCTGGAGGACTTCCAGGTGTACGGCTGCTACCCCGGCGCCTTTGGCGGGCAGCCGGACGAGACCCTCTCCTCCAGCGGCTCAGACTGTTACGGCAGCCCCTGCTCCGTCCCCTCGCCCACCACGCCAGGCTTCCAGCCGCCCCAGGCTCCGGGTTGGGAGGGCTCCTTCGGGGCGTACTCGCCCCCACCGAACTACGAGGGCGGGCGGCCCTGGGCTGAGCCGGCCAAGGGCGGTGGGTCACAGCCCCCCTTCTTCGCCTTCGGCCCCCCGGCACCCAGCCCCGGCGGGTCCCCCGGGACCCTGAAGGGGCAGGCGGGCCCCTCGCCCCGCCTGGACCCACGTCTGCTGGACACAGACGCCTTCGCCCTGGCCCAGGGCTCCCCCGGGGGCTTCGCCGGGCTGCCCCTGGCCCCCGCCTCGCCgctgctggaggggccggcgctgGCCCCCGCCAAGGCGcgcagccccggggcgggcgaGGGCCGCTGCGCCGTCTGCGGGGACAACGCCTCCTGCCAGCACTACGGTGTGCGCACCTGCGAGGGCTGCAAGGGCTTCTTCAAG CGCACAGTGCAGAAGAACGCCAAGTACATCTGCCTGGCCAACAAGGACTGCCCCGTGGACAAGCGGCGGAGGAACCGCTGCCAGTTCTGCCGCTTCCAGAAGTGCCTGGCCGTCGGCATGGTCAAAGAAG TGGTCCGGACCGACAGCCTgaaggggcggcggggccggctgccCTCCAAGCCCAAGCAGCCGCCAGACGCGTCCCCCGTCAGCCTCATCACCTCCCTGGTGCGGGCACACATCGACTCTGTCCCCAGTGCCACCAAGCTCGACTACTCCAAG TTCCAGGAGTCGGCGCCGTGCCAGTTCGAGAAGGAGGATTCGGTGGACGTGCAGCAGTTTTACGACCTGCTCACCGGCTCCATGGACGTCATCCGCAAATGGGCTGAGAAGATCCAGGGCTTCGCCGAGCTGCCCAAGGAGGACCAGGACCTGCTGATGGAGTCAGCCTTCCTCGAGCTCTTCATCCTGCGCCTGGCGTACCA CTCCAAGCCGGAGGAAGGGAAACTCATCTTCTGCAACGGGGTGGTGCTGCACCGCCTGCAGTGCGTGCGGGGCTTCGGCGAGTGGATCGACGCCATCCTCGAGTTCTCCCAGAGCCTGCACCGCATGAGCGTCGAcatcccctccttctcctgcctcgCCGCCCTCGTCATCATCACAG ACCGCCACGGGCTGAAGGAGCCGAAGcgggtggaggagctgcagaacCGCATCGTGGGCTGCCTGAAGGACCACGTGGCTGCGGCGagggccgagccgggccgcccCGGCTGCCTCTCCAAGCTGCTGGGCAAACTGCCCGAGCTGCGCAGCCTCTGCACCCAGGGCCTCCAGCGCATCTTCTACCTGAAGCTGGAGGACCTGGTGCCGCCACCGCCCATTGTCGACAAGATCTTCATGGACACGCTGCCCTTCTGA
- the LOC143171378 gene encoding LOW QUALITY PROTEIN: autophagy-related protein 101-like (The sequence of the model RefSeq protein was modified relative to this genomic sequence to represent the inferred CDS: inserted 1 base in 1 codon) produces MVCPDPPXLADGLLRFPPPRGQMVGPRRTCRRAHSPGAAPAMNCRAEVLEVSVEGRQVEEAMLAVLHTVLLHRSTGKFHYKKEGTYSIGTVGTQDVDCDFIDFAYVRVSSEELDRALRKAVGEFKDALRNSGSDGMGQISLEFYQKKKSRWPFSDECIPWELWTIKVNVVNLANEQERQICREKVGEKLCEKIINIVEVMNRHEYLPKMPTQSEVDNVFDTSLKDVQPYLYKISYQITDSLGTSVTTTMRRLIKDTLAL; encoded by the exons ATGGTGTGCCCCGACCCCC CCTTAGCAGATGGGCTGCTccgcttccctcctccccgcGGTCAGATGGTCGGTCCCCGGCG GACCTGCCGTCGCGCCCACTCccccggagccgcccccgccATGAACTGCCGCGCGGAGGTGCTGGAGGTGTCGGTGGAGGGTCGGCAGGTGGAGGAGGCCATGCTGGCGGTGCTCCACACCGTCCTGCTGCACCGCAGCACCGGCAAGTTCCACTACAAGAAGGAGGGCACCTACTCCATCGGCACCGTGGGCACCCAGGACGTGGACTGTGACTTCATCGACTTCGCCTACGTCCGCGTCTCCTCCGAGGAGCTGGACCGGGCCCTCCGCAAGGCCGTCGGGGAGTTCAAG GACGCGCTGCGCAACTCGGGCAGCGATGGGATGGGGCAGATCTCCCTGGAGTTCTACCAGAAGAAGAAGTCGCGCTGGCCCTTCTCGGACGAGTGCATCCCCTGGGAGCTGTGGACCATCAAGGTGAACGTGGTGAACCTGGCTAACGAGCAGGAGCGGCAGATCTGCCGGGAGAAGGTGGGCGAGAAGCTCTGCGAGAAGATCATCAACATCGTGGAGGTGATGAACCGCCATGAGTACCTGCCCAAGATGCCCACCCAGTCGGAGGTGGACAACGTCTTCGACACCAGCCTGAAGGACGTGCAGCCCTACCTGTACAAGATCTCCTACCAGATCACGGACTCCCTGGGCACCTCGGTCACCACCACCATGCGCCGGCTCATCAAGGACACGCTGGCTCTCTAG